The Flavobacterium jumunjinense genome includes a region encoding these proteins:
- a CDS encoding efflux RND transporter permease subunit — MSLSTLSIKRPVLTIVLNLAIILFGFIGYKFLGVREYPSIDPAQISIRTNYTGANSDIIESQITEPLEKAINSIDGIKNITSSSNQGSSSITIEFNLEKDLEEAANDVRDKVSQAIRSLPEDIDSQPIVSKADANSDAIISMTVQSDTRSGLELSDYAENVIGQRLETIPGVSGIQIWGQKRFAMRLWIDPNKLTSYGLTVSDVRKALNEQNVELPSGKITGNNTELTVKTVGNLTTAEEFNAIIIRSTGDKIIRLSDIGSATLGPENIETQLTQSGKPLVAVAIVPLPGANYIDISDAFYKEFEKLKKDLPQDIKLNIAIDTTVFVKRSVTEVVETLLISIVLVILIIYLFFRDWAIAFRPLIDIPVSLIATFFIMWLFGFSINVLTLLAIVLATGLVVDDGIVVTENIYKKVEEGMSPIEAAIKGSNEIFFAVISISITLAAVFLPVIFLEGFVGRLFREFGVVIGAAVLVSAFVSLTLTPMLNAYLMKGGEQKRTKFYDLTEPYFVKLNTGYASYLKRFVKHKWASFAIVIFCFGMIYLFYSVLQKETAPLDDRSGFVMRMSTPEGATYEYTDRFMQEISKLVDDSVKGKKVSLVVSSPGFGGGSVNSGFVRISLKDPSEREQSQMEIADQLGKWTKAYPDARTAIIQQPTISVGRRGGLPIQYIIQAQNFEKLQEKIPLFMEEASNDPTFSMVDVNLKFNKPEINVTIDREKAKNLGISVIDIAQTLQLSLSGQRFGYFMKNGKQYQVIGQFLQEDRATPLDLKSIFIKNDKGELIQMDNVVAVEEQSNPPQLYHNNRYMSATINAGLAPGKSISDGIDAMNAIKAKVLDDTFTTDLGGESRDFVESSSNTSFAFGLALLLIYLILAAQFESFIDPFIIILTVPMAIAGALFSLWLFDQTWNIFSQIGTIMLIGLVTKNGILIVEFANQLREQGKTKYDAIIEASESRLRPILMTSLAIALGALPIALSLGAASASRMGMGVVIVGGTLFSLVLTLFVIPTIYLLWSRAKKHRPEFDNLDALEK, encoded by the coding sequence ATGAGTTTATCTACTTTAAGTATAAAAAGACCCGTTCTTACTATCGTATTAAATCTGGCTATTATTCTATTTGGATTCATTGGCTATAAATTTTTAGGTGTTAGAGAATATCCTTCTATCGATCCTGCACAAATTTCAATTCGAACCAACTATACCGGAGCAAATTCAGATATTATAGAATCGCAAATAACTGAGCCACTAGAAAAAGCAATCAATTCTATAGATGGAATAAAAAACATTACATCATCTAGTAATCAAGGAAGCAGTTCCATTACAATTGAATTTAATCTCGAAAAAGACTTAGAAGAAGCAGCCAACGATGTTCGGGATAAGGTATCGCAAGCCATTCGAAGTCTACCCGAAGATATCGATTCACAACCTATCGTTTCTAAAGCTGATGCAAATAGTGACGCAATTATATCCATGACAGTTCAAAGTGATACTAGAAGTGGATTAGAATTAAGTGATTATGCAGAAAATGTTATTGGCCAACGACTAGAAACAATTCCAGGAGTTAGTGGTATTCAAATTTGGGGACAAAAAAGATTCGCAATGCGTTTATGGATTGATCCTAATAAACTAACATCCTACGGACTAACAGTTTCTGATGTTAGAAAAGCATTAAACGAACAAAATGTTGAATTACCATCTGGTAAAATTACAGGAAATAATACCGAACTAACAGTAAAAACAGTTGGAAATCTAACAACTGCTGAAGAATTTAATGCTATAATTATTCGTTCAACTGGAGATAAGATTATACGATTAAGTGATATCGGTTCGGCTACATTAGGCCCAGAAAATATAGAAACACAGCTAACACAATCGGGAAAACCTTTAGTGGCTGTAGCAATTGTACCGCTACCGGGTGCAAATTATATTGATATTTCAGATGCTTTTTATAAAGAATTTGAAAAACTAAAGAAAGACCTACCTCAAGATATTAAATTAAACATTGCGATAGACACTACTGTTTTTGTAAAACGATCGGTTACCGAAGTTGTAGAAACATTATTAATTTCTATTGTATTAGTTATTCTTATTATCTACTTATTTTTTAGAGATTGGGCAATCGCATTTCGTCCATTAATAGACATTCCTGTTTCCCTAATTGCTACATTTTTTATCATGTGGTTATTTGGTTTTTCAATTAACGTATTAACTCTTTTAGCCATTGTTTTAGCAACAGGTTTAGTTGTTGATGATGGAATTGTAGTTACTGAAAACATCTATAAAAAGGTAGAAGAAGGAATGTCACCAATAGAAGCTGCTATAAAAGGATCTAATGAAATATTTTTTGCAGTTATATCCATTTCAATCACCTTGGCTGCCGTTTTTTTACCTGTAATTTTCCTCGAAGGTTTTGTTGGAAGACTGTTTAGAGAATTTGGAGTCGTTATTGGTGCTGCCGTATTAGTTTCTGCCTTTGTTTCACTAACATTAACACCAATGTTAAATGCCTATTTAATGAAAGGTGGAGAACAAAAAAGAACAAAATTCTATGATTTAACAGAGCCCTACTTTGTAAAATTAAACACAGGTTATGCGTCCTATTTAAAACGATTTGTAAAACACAAATGGGCTAGTTTTGCAATAGTTATTTTCTGTTTTGGAATGATTTATCTGTTCTATTCTGTACTTCAAAAAGAAACCGCTCCATTAGATGATAGAAGTGGTTTTGTAATGAGAATGTCTACACCAGAAGGAGCAACCTATGAATATACAGATCGATTCATGCAAGAAATTTCAAAGTTGGTAGACGATTCTGTTAAAGGAAAAAAAGTAAGCTTAGTCGTTTCATCACCAGGATTTGGAGGCGGATCCGTTAATAGTGGTTTTGTTCGAATTTCTTTAAAAGATCCAAGTGAACGAGAACAATCACAAATGGAAATTGCAGATCAATTAGGAAAATGGACAAAAGCCTATCCCGATGCTCGAACTGCAATTATTCAACAACCTACTATTTCCGTAGGAAGAAGAGGCGGTTTACCGATTCAATATATTATTCAAGCGCAAAATTTTGAAAAACTACAAGAAAAAATTCCATTATTTATGGAAGAAGCATCTAATGACCCTACCTTTTCTATGGTAGATGTAAATCTAAAATTCAATAAGCCCGAAATAAACGTAACAATCGATAGAGAGAAAGCTAAAAACTTAGGTATTTCTGTAATAGATATTGCTCAAACATTACAATTATCATTAAGCGGACAACGTTTTGGTTATTTTATGAAAAACGGAAAGCAATATCAAGTTATTGGTCAGTTTTTACAAGAAGATAGAGCAACACCATTAGATTTAAAATCTATTTTTATTAAAAACGATAAAGGGGAATTAATACAAATGGACAATGTCGTTGCAGTAGAAGAGCAAAGCAATCCACCACAATTATATCACAATAACAGATACATGTCTGCAACTATAAATGCAGGTTTAGCACCAGGAAAAAGTATCAGTGATGGAATTGATGCAATGAATGCAATAAAAGCAAAAGTTTTAGACGATACATTTACAACCGATTTAGGTGGAGAATCAAGAGATTTTGTAGAAAGTAGTTCGAATACTTCTTTCGCATTTGGTTTAGCCTTATTGTTAATTTATTTAATTCTTGCAGCACAGTTTGAAAGTTTTATAGATCCATTTATTATCATTTTAACCGTTCCAATGGCAATTGCAGGAGCATTATTTTCATTATGGTTATTCGATCAGACATGGAATATATTCAGTCAAATTGGAACCATTATGCTAATCGGACTTGTAACCAAAAACGGAATCTTAATTGTAGAATTTGCAAACCAACTACGAGAACAAGGAAAAACCAAATATGATGCTATAATTGAAGCATCAGAATCACGTTTACGACCAATATTAATGACCAGTTTAGCCATTGCTTTAGGAGCATTACCTATTGCATTATCGCTTGGTGCTGCATCTGCAAGTAGAATGGGAATGGGGGTTGTAATTGTTGGTGGAACACTTTTCTCATTAGTCTTAACCCTTTTTGTAATTCCAACCATTTATTTATTATGGTCGAGAGCCAAAAAACACCGGCCAGAATTTGATAATTTAGATGCTTTAGAAAAATAA
- a CDS encoding efflux RND transporter periplasmic adaptor subunit, which produces MKLKTLLLLLLLLLFVGFIGYRIKSNADKSTTPKSNTNGNDKPALKVNGIIAKEEKFSNIIAVSGSIEADEQVEIRSEVSGIVEKIYFNEGTKVTKGQTLFKVNDIELRTQLAQAITRKNLAKENERRAQLLLEKEAISQEEYDIASAEFRSLQSQTQLIQAQISKTAVKAPFSGKIGLRNISPGTYLTPATVVTNLVSADELKITFSIPEKYASEIKLNSAINFTVSGNNEIFTAKIYAIDPSIDIATRTLLVRAKANNKEGKLFPGTYANVKLPLTEINNAILIPTEAIIPVQNGKKIFISENGKAKELHIETSTRTEKSILVTKGLKAGDTIITSAIMSLKPETPLNIHLKK; this is translated from the coding sequence ATGAAACTAAAAACATTACTATTACTACTATTACTACTTTTATTTGTTGGATTTATTGGATATAGAATAAAATCGAATGCCGATAAATCAACAACACCTAAAAGCAATACCAACGGAAATGATAAACCTGCACTAAAAGTGAACGGAATTATAGCCAAAGAGGAAAAATTTTCAAACATAATTGCTGTTTCTGGTTCTATAGAAGCCGATGAGCAAGTAGAAATTAGAAGCGAAGTTTCTGGAATTGTAGAAAAAATCTATTTCAACGAAGGAACAAAAGTAACTAAAGGGCAAACACTCTTCAAAGTAAACGATATCGAATTAAGAACGCAGTTAGCACAAGCTATAACGAGAAAAAATCTAGCGAAAGAAAACGAAAGAAGAGCCCAACTACTACTCGAAAAAGAAGCCATTAGTCAAGAAGAATATGACATTGCAAGTGCAGAATTTAGAAGTCTACAATCACAAACGCAATTAATACAAGCACAAATTTCAAAAACAGCTGTTAAAGCACCATTTTCTGGAAAAATTGGACTACGAAACATTTCTCCAGGAACCTACCTCACTCCTGCTACAGTTGTAACCAATTTAGTAAGTGCAGACGAATTAAAAATAACCTTTTCAATTCCAGAAAAATATGCAAGCGAAATTAAATTAAATTCAGCTATCAATTTTACAGTTTCAGGAAATAATGAAATATTCACCGCTAAAATATATGCAATAGATCCAAGCATCGATATTGCAACACGAACACTACTTGTTCGTGCAAAAGCAAACAACAAAGAAGGAAAACTATTCCCAGGAACCTATGCAAATGTGAAATTGCCATTAACTGAAATTAATAATGCCATTCTAATTCCAACAGAAGCAATCATTCCAGTACAAAACGGAAAAAAAATATTCATTTCAGAAAATGGAAAAGCAAAAGAATTGCACATTGAAACTAGTACAAGAACCGAAAAATCCATTCTAGTAACAAAAGGATTGAAAGCTGGAGACACCATTATTACTTCTGCAATAATGAGTCTAAAACCCGAAACACCTCTAAATATTCACCTCAAAAAATAG